Part of the Planctomycetaceae bacterium genome, TGCCCTCTTCGGATGCCGTGCGGAATCCGGAACATAACCCCCGTGGCCTGTTCAATTTGAAATTTGAGATTGGATCGTGCGCGAACCAGAATCCGCAACACGGAATCGGACATGCGTTGCCCACTTATCAGACCATGCTTCGGGAGATTGCAGACGATATCGACTTTTCAATCATGAACGGCGACTGGCTTTACGAAGAACTCCGATCCACGCCGGCATCGACCTGGGCCGCCGTCAACGGAATCAGCGAGGCGGCACTGCCGGATGTCGTTCAGAAGATGCCATCAATTGTTGGTGTCTGGGAAAACTACAAGCTGTATCTCTCGCGAGGCGTTCCGCTTGCCCAGTGGCATCGCAGAGTGCCCGGCTTGTTCACCTTCGATGATCATGAACTGGTCAATGATATCTGGGGAGCCGGGTCAGCTGGCCGTCGCCACCGTCGCAGTGTCTTCCGAGACATTGGAACTCAGGCATGGTACGACTATCTTGGATGGGCGAATCCCACGGCATTCAGACACGCCCTTCACTTTGGAACGGCCCACTTCACGAAAGGCAGCGATCTCCTTACAGATCCTGATTCGGATTTTACGAAACTGCCTTTGAATGAAATGTCGAACCTTCATGTGCACTGGGGGACGGCTACCGCAGGAGTCAACGAGATCGAACTGGACGACGATAGTGGCGATCCAAACTCTCGAGTGTATGACATTGCAGAAGTCGTGGATGCTCACACGCTGCGACTGCACATGCCCGCCGATGCGACAGGCCGGCAAACATACTCCATCGGGCGACGCAGCTATGGCACCTTTCGAATTGCCAATTGCCAGTTCTTCCTCCTCGACACACGCAGTCATCGACAAATGCATGATGTGCGACATCCCGAGAAGCCAGGTCTGACGATGCTCGGGTATCACCAGCGCGACTGGCTCCTGAAAGAAATGAAGCAAAGTGATGCCGACTTTTTCTTTGTTGTTTCCAGCGTTCCTTTCATGATCCCGCACAGCGGCGCGGGTGGGTTTGAATTCGATGCCCAGAATAAGGAAGAGGCCTGGGTCGTGTTTCTGGATGAACGCGAAATGCTGATCAACGAATGGGATCAACTCAACAAACCCGTCTTTGTAATGACGGGCGATCTGCACAACAGCTTTGCCATTCAAATAACAGACCGTGTCTGGGAATTCTGCTGCGGGCCACACAACAGCGTAAATCACGTTCCGAAACTGGATGAAGCAGATCGGCCTGCCACCGGACACTTCCAGTCGGGACCAAGGTCCGTGGATATCCGCTGGTCAAGCTACATCCTGCCTGACCTGCCCCGCTTGCAGCGGCTCTATCCGTACTACTGCGTTGTTCAGGTCAATAATACGTTCAATATGCCGCCGACACTCGGAGGAGAGCGAGCCGTGGCTTTCCCCCATCCTCAGGTAATTTTTCAATACTTCGAAGGTCGCACCGGAAGACTGGCTTATTCCGAAACCATTGCTTTGCCTCGATCTGTCGAGGGAATTCAGCGGAATCAGCCCTGACCAGGCTGACCGTTGAGAAAAGGAATCCGACGCGTGAGCGAGGGAGCACTGGCCCTTGATGATCTGCGAAGTGTCCGTTGCTAACACTTTGAGTTGACTGTCGTATCGTTTTTCAACGGTCAACC contains:
- a CDS encoding alkaline phosphatase D family protein encodes the protein MKRLMIDITHNSSAGHHRAATPSQMCFLLTALCCCIQAVSAADPPTMTHGPMLGMPSSHSMTIWARTSAPTPFSVHYGTAPDTLTDIATSQPTQLQHDNTGTLTLGNLLPATRYWYQVFVKDFPQGSIESFRTLPSSDAVRNPEHNPRGLFNLKFEIGSCANQNPQHGIGHALPTYQTMLREIADDIDFSIMNGDWLYEELRSTPASTWAAVNGISEAALPDVVQKMPSIVGVWENYKLYLSRGVPLAQWHRRVPGLFTFDDHELVNDIWGAGSAGRRHRRSVFRDIGTQAWYDYLGWANPTAFRHALHFGTAHFTKGSDLLTDPDSDFTKLPLNEMSNLHVHWGTATAGVNEIELDDDSGDPNSRVYDIAEVVDAHTLRLHMPADATGRQTYSIGRRSYGTFRIANCQFFLLDTRSHRQMHDVRHPEKPGLTMLGYHQRDWLLKEMKQSDADFFFVVSSVPFMIPHSGAGGFEFDAQNKEEAWVVFLDEREMLINEWDQLNKPVFVMTGDLHNSFAIQITDRVWEFCCGPHNSVNHVPKLDEADRPATGHFQSGPRSVDIRWSSYILPDLPRLQRLYPYYCVVQVNNTFNMPPTLGGERAVAFPHPQVIFQYFEGRTGRLAYSETIALPRSVEGIQRNQP